Proteins from one Cryptomeria japonica chromosome 4, Sugi_1.0, whole genome shotgun sequence genomic window:
- the LOC131031229 gene encoding peroxidase 9-like, translating into MDMAVAKEARMAASILRLHFHDCFVQGCDASLLLDDTPTFTGEKTANPNRNSIRGLEVIDGIKEKLESACPGIVSCADILAVAARDAVILDGGPYWDVPLGRKDSRTASLDEANNNIPTPNSTLYTLLKKFLLQDLSPTDLVALSGAHTIGQARCTSFRDRIYNGNGGIDSDNAYMSVLKGICPPSGGDNNLSPLDSVSPVLFDNAYYRNIVNGQGLLTSDQELSMHGSITSEIVQRYAGDPLAFWQQFSDSMVKMGNIVNPLTFITGEVRNNCRFVNE; encoded by the exons ATGGATATGGCAGTTGCCAAAGAAGCTCGCATGGCTGCTTCCATATTACGTCTGCATTTTCATGACTGCTTCGTCCAG GGATGTGATGCATCGCTCTTGCTGGATGACACTCCAACATTTACAGGCGAGAAGACAGCCAATCCAAACAGAAATTCAATTCGAGGACTAGAGGTTATCGATGGCATTAAAGAAAAACTGGAGAGTGCATGTCCTGGCATTGTTTCTTGTGCAGACATACTCGCTGTTGCAGCTCGTGATGCTGTTATACTG GATGGTGGTCCCTATTGGGATGTTCCTCTGGGAAGGAAAGATTCAAGGACTGCAAGCTTGGATGAAGCAAACAATAATATTCCCACCCCAAATTCAACTCTATACACCCTCCTAAAAAAGTTTCTGCTGCAGGACCTTTCTCCCACTGACTTGGTTGCACTCTCTG GTGCACACACAATTGGACAAGCCAGATGCACAAGTTTCAGGGACAGAATTTACAATGGGAATGGAGGCATTGATTCAGATAATGCATATATGTCTGTATTGAAAGGCATATGTCCTCCAAGTGGTGGGGATAATAACTTATCTCCATTGGATTCTGTAAGTCCTGTGTTATTCGACAACGCTTATTACAGAAACATAGTTAATGGGCAAGGCCTTCTCACCTCTGACCAAGAGCTGAGTATGCATGGAAGCATAACATCTGAAATTGTACAAAGATATGCTGGGGACCCATTGGCATTTTGGCAGCAATTTTCAGATTCCATGGTGAAGATGGGAAACATTGTGAATCCTCTTACATTCATCACTGGTGAAGTGAGAAACAATTGCCGATTTGTCAATGAATAA
- the LOC131031230 gene encoding peroxidase 9-like, whose protein sequence is MDMAVAKEARMAASILRLHFHDCFVQGCDASLLLDDTPTFTGEKTANPNRNSIRGLEVIDGIKEKLESACPGIVSCADILAVAARDAVILDGGPYWDVPLGRKDSRTASLDEANNNIPTPNSTLYTLLKKFLLQGLSPTDLVALSGAHTIGQARCTSFRDRIYNGNGGIDSDNAYMSVLKGICPPSGVDNNLSPLDSVSPVLFDNAYYRNIVNGQGLLTSDQELSMHGSITSEIVQRYAGDPLAFWQQFSDSMVKMGNIVNPLTFITGEVRNNCRFVNE, encoded by the exons ATGGATATGGCAGTTGCCAAAGAAGCTCGCATGGCTGCTTCCATATTACGTCTGCATTTTCATGACTGCTTCGTCCAG GGATGTGATGCATCGCTCTTGCTGGATGACACTCCAACATTTACAGGCGAGAAGACAGCCAATCCAAACAGAAATTCAATTCGAGGACTAGAGGTTATCGATGGCATTAAAGAAAAACTGGAGAGTGCATGTCCTGGCATTGTTTCTTGTGCAGACATACTCGCTGTTGCAGCTCGTGATGCTGTTATACTG GATGGTGGTCCCTATTGGGATGTTCCTCTGGGAAGGAAAGATTCAAGGACTGCAAGCTTGGATGAAGCAAACAACAATATTCCCACCCCAAATTCAACTCTATACACCCTCCTAAAAAAgtttttgttgcagggcctttctCCCACTGACTTGGTTGCACTCTCTG GTGCACACACAATTGGACAAGCCAGATGCACAAGTTTCAGGGACAGAATTTACAATGGGAATGGAGGCATTGATTCAGATAATGCATATATGTCTGTATTAAAAGGCATATGTCCTCCAAGTGGTGTGGATAATAACCTATCTCCATTGGATTCTGTAAGTCCTGTGTTATTCGACAACGCTTATTACAGGAACATAGTTAATGGGCAAGGCCTTCTCACCTCTGACCAAGAGCTGAGTATGCATGGAAGCATAACATCTGAAATCGTACAAAGATATGCCGGGGACCCATTGGCATTTTGGCAGCAATTTTCAGATTCCATGGTGAAGATGGGAAACATTGTGAATCCTCTTACATTCATCACTGGTGAAGTGAGAAACAACTGCCGATTTGTCAATGAATAA